One Paralysiella testudinis genomic window, TTCATCGACACATCGGCCGGGTTGAGCAGCGTAACCACTTTACTGCCCGCGCCCACCACATTGCCCACTTGCGCAATGCGGTATTCCACCCGCCCGGCAATCGGCGCGCGGATTTGCATATCTTGATTGGCAGAAGCGGCCGCATCGGTTTGCGCCTGTGCCTGCGCCACCGCCGCCACCGCTTCGGCACGCCCGGCTTGCGCGGCTTTTACCGCTGCGGCAGCGGCATCACGCGCCGCTTGGCGCCGTTGCACTTCGGCCGCCGACACCAAGGCTTCGTTTTTTAAGCGGCGGGTATTGTCGAGCTCCATTTGCGCAGTTTTTTGCTGCTGGCGCTGGGCGGCAATTTCGGCATCCGCCCGCGCCACCGCTTCTTGCGCCCGCTGCTTGGCCGCTTCGGCACCGGCCAATTGGCTGTTGCTTTGATCGGACGACAACTCGGCCAGCACTGCGTTTTGCGCCACTTCATCGCCCTCGTCTACCCGCAGCGCCACCACCCGGCCGGCATATAAAGTGGCCACGTCCATGCGTTGCAATTCCAAGCGCCCGTTGCCGCCGGCAAAGCCTTCAGGCAGCCCTTTGCTGCCGGTGAGGTTCACCCACACCCCGATGCCCGCCAACACTGCCGCGATTGCCACCCCGCCCCACAGCCATTTTTTTTGCATTGCGCTTGTCCTTAAACTCGATTTTCTAAATTTGATTTAACCCGACTATTTCGGCGCACCAAGAGCTTGTTAACAATTTTTTTCGTGCCGACAGCCATAATAGAAAATTGTAAACAGACCCTAAACTTTTGCAGAGCAACAAAATACCAGTAAAAACCGCTTCCGTATAGTATATGCGTGACCCGCAGCCATTTGTTAGACCTACTGTATTGAAACTGAAACAGCGCCAAACCATGCCGCTCGGATTCATTATCGCTCGTAATACCCCAAAATTGATTTTACATCTTTATAAACACCTGACCAAACAGAATAATTTCTCATAG contains:
- a CDS encoding HlyD family secretion protein; this encodes MQKKWLWGGVAIAAVLAGIGVWVNLTGSKGLPEGFAGGNGRLELQRMDVATLYAGRVVALRVDEGDEVAQNAVLAELSSDQSNSQLAGAEAAKQRAQEAVARADAEIAAQRQQQKTAQMELDNTRRLKNEALVSAAEVQRRQAARDAAAAAVKAAQAGRAEAVAAVAQAQAQTDAAASANQDMQIRAPIAGRVEYRIAQVGNVVGAGSKVVTLLNPADVSMNVFLPVADTGKLILGSEARIVLDGIDAVWPAAVQFIAAQAQFTPKAVETAAERQKMMYKVRLRIPADIALQHKNLLKGGLTGNGYVRLNADAAWPEQWAVRLPKAEAAR